A section of the Rhodothermus profundi genome encodes:
- a CDS encoding HD family phosphohydrolase: MSIWERFQRGRRAPRPVGQQLERGRELETRWQRRRQWMIKTAIWLGLIVLTLIAFPRERVYQFTVRVGEVWQHNDLVAPFDYALYKDPEQLAHERRQVILQTPPYFREVPDALRRMEANRDTVRRQLEQIFEAYARYRRNLLRGRQEIAQADSIRYVEGRRNARVKLTPGQWRLLAEDYLAYTDEAGQVVRRNGQDPLYARALEEAWAFGVQVLQVGLLDVPRDSVLTDEIVVRNETDRTERVISVNRVFGLDEAYSAAREYFLQQFNGRPELASIALAFYRAILVPSYVYLRAETLHAWQQQQARLSPTYGLVKAGEAIVRRGQVVTEEIKQKLISLERAQQERGGTALFWRRLLGQTLVTLATYLFFFLYLYLLRRPIFDNNAQVLLIALLFAAILGLYAIAVRLPTLAMYAVPVAIASILLTVIFDSRVALFGTITLAFIGGHLLSYDFEFVFATVFAGTLGIFSVRDIKNRGQFFLSAGLVFVGYLVVLGASALWHPAAGGRFLSDLLLVGINSILVLMAYPLLWVFERAFDITTDLTLLELSDTNRPLLKELSLRAPGTFNHSLQVANLAEAAAAAIGAHALLVRVGALYHDIGKMVKPEYFVENQRPGVNPHENLKPRMSALIIASHVKEGLEIGRQYGLPKKVLDFIPMHHGTTRIEYFYRKAVEQTGDPNLPDMEFRYPGPKPNSKETAILMLADSVEAASRALEEPTHKRLEALIDQIFRARIEDGQLDDTDLTFRDLQKIKETFLQMLLAVYHIRVRYPGGEETEQKEPREETAASETPTPASDQ; encoded by the coding sequence ATGAGCATCTGGGAACGATTCCAACGGGGGCGGCGCGCACCACGACCCGTCGGGCAACAACTGGAACGCGGGCGTGAGCTTGAAACGCGCTGGCAGCGCCGACGGCAGTGGATGATCAAAACCGCCATCTGGCTGGGCCTGATTGTCCTGACGCTGATTGCCTTTCCGAGAGAGCGTGTGTATCAGTTTACCGTGCGCGTCGGAGAAGTCTGGCAGCACAACGATCTGGTTGCCCCTTTCGACTATGCGCTCTACAAAGATCCAGAGCAACTGGCGCATGAGCGCCGCCAGGTGATCCTGCAGACGCCCCCGTACTTTCGAGAAGTACCTGATGCGTTGCGCCGCATGGAAGCCAACCGCGATACGGTGCGACGACAACTGGAGCAGATCTTTGAGGCTTACGCCCGCTATCGACGCAATCTGCTACGAGGACGTCAGGAAATCGCGCAGGCAGATTCAATCCGCTATGTAGAGGGACGGCGCAATGCCCGCGTCAAACTCACGCCAGGTCAGTGGCGTCTGCTGGCAGAGGATTATTTAGCCTATACGGATGAGGCAGGCCAGGTGGTTCGGCGTAACGGACAGGACCCGCTCTACGCGCGGGCTCTTGAGGAAGCCTGGGCGTTTGGGGTGCAGGTGCTGCAGGTGGGATTGCTGGACGTACCGCGCGATAGTGTGCTGACCGATGAAATTGTGGTGCGCAACGAAACAGACCGGACCGAACGGGTAATCTCTGTCAATCGGGTCTTTGGACTGGATGAAGCCTATAGCGCTGCGCGCGAATACTTTCTGCAGCAATTCAACGGACGCCCTGAGCTGGCCAGTATTGCCCTGGCCTTTTACCGCGCCATTCTGGTGCCTTCCTATGTGTACCTGCGCGCTGAGACGCTGCATGCCTGGCAGCAACAACAGGCGCGCCTTTCACCAACCTATGGCCTGGTAAAAGCTGGCGAAGCCATTGTGCGGCGCGGCCAGGTCGTTACGGAAGAAATCAAACAAAAACTGATCTCGCTTGAGCGGGCCCAACAGGAACGCGGCGGAACAGCCTTGTTCTGGCGGCGCCTCCTTGGCCAGACGCTGGTAACGCTGGCCACGTATCTGTTTTTCTTCCTTTACCTTTATCTCCTGCGACGACCTATCTTTGACAATAACGCGCAGGTGCTGCTGATTGCGCTGCTGTTTGCTGCAATCTTAGGCCTGTACGCCATCGCCGTGCGGCTTCCTACGTTGGCCATGTATGCCGTGCCCGTGGCCATCGCTTCGATCCTGCTCACGGTCATTTTTGATTCCCGCGTGGCGCTTTTCGGCACCATCACGCTGGCCTTCATTGGAGGGCACCTGCTCAGTTATGATTTTGAATTTGTATTTGCCACTGTTTTTGCTGGCACGCTTGGCATCTTTAGCGTGCGCGACATTAAAAACCGCGGCCAGTTTTTCCTGAGCGCTGGACTGGTGTTTGTCGGCTATCTGGTGGTGCTGGGAGCTTCGGCTCTCTGGCATCCCGCAGCCGGTGGACGTTTCCTCTCCGATCTGCTGCTGGTAGGCATCAATTCAATCCTGGTGCTGATGGCCTATCCTCTCCTGTGGGTTTTTGAACGTGCTTTTGACATTACGACCGATCTGACCCTGCTGGAACTGTCGGATACCAACCGACCGCTGTTGAAAGAGCTCAGCCTGCGGGCGCCGGGCACCTTCAACCACTCACTGCAGGTGGCTAACCTGGCAGAGGCGGCCGCCGCAGCCATTGGCGCGCATGCGCTGTTGGTCCGCGTCGGGGCGCTTTACCATGACATAGGCAAAATGGTCAAACCCGAATACTTCGTAGAAAACCAGCGGCCCGGTGTTAATCCCCACGAAAACCTGAAGCCGCGCATGAGCGCGCTGATCATTGCCAGCCATGTGAAAGAAGGACTGGAAATTGGCCGCCAGTACGGCCTGCCCAAAAAGGTGCTGGACTTTATTCCTATGCATCACGGCACAACGCGTATTGAGTACTTCTACCGCAAGGCCGTCGAGCAAACGGGCGATCCCAACCTGCCAGACATGGAATTCCGGTATCCTGGGCCCAAACCTAACTCTAAAGAAACGGCTATCCTCATGTTGGCCGACTCGGTAGAAGCGGCCAGCCGGGCCCTGGAGGAACCCACGCACAAACGGTTGGAAGCCCTGATTGATCAGATCTTTCGTGCCCGTATTGAAGACGGTCAGCTCGACGATACGGACCTGACGTTCCGCGATCTTCAGAAAATCAAAGAAACCTTCCTGCAGATGCTACTGGCCGTCTATCACATCCGGGTCAGGTATCCGGGGGGAGAAGAAACGGAGCAAAAGGAGCCGCGCGAAGAAACAGCCGCGTCGGAGACGCCTACACCGGCTTCAGATCAATAG
- a CDS encoding sodium:solute symporter, whose protein sequence is MLTLLDYLVLIGYLLGAVILGLWAGGRQRHAVDYFLGSRTLPWWALCLSVVATETSTLTVIGVPAVAYGGDLSFWKLTIGYVLGRTVVSLLLLPRYFEGSLTTAYGFLGQRFGRGMQTAASLVFLVTRLLADGVRLFATAIPLKVMADMAGLSVSYQEVILVVAGATVLYTLIGGLRAVVWLDVMQLLVYVGGALGALWVLWQGAPDDWWQMATAAGKTRLLVPEAETSPLRWLTEPYVFVTAVVGGAVFSMASHGTDHLMVQRLLACRTLRDSQKALIGSGLIVMGQFALFLLVGLLLWVHYGGATPEALGLSRADEVFPRFIIEGLPPGISGLLLAGILAAAMSTLSSSLNALASSTLFDLYERWRGRSPDARRSLRISRLLTLGWALVFVGFASLFESTDNPVVELGLSIASFTYGGLLGVFLLGQFTQRISQRWAIGAFLTAIGLMVLVIFGVWVRPDGHLVFALTPDATRIAAEGLRSLAWPWYTLLGGLLTVLLGSLPHLRHRYGR, encoded by the coding sequence GTGCTGACTCTCCTCGACTATCTGGTTCTGATAGGGTACCTGCTGGGCGCGGTCATCCTGGGGTTGTGGGCCGGTGGACGCCAGCGCCATGCGGTTGATTATTTTCTCGGAAGCCGCACGCTTCCGTGGTGGGCGCTGTGCCTGTCGGTCGTGGCTACGGAGACGAGCACCCTGACCGTGATAGGCGTGCCCGCCGTAGCTTACGGAGGGGACCTGAGCTTCTGGAAACTTACCATTGGCTATGTGCTGGGCCGCACGGTAGTCAGTCTGTTGCTGCTGCCTCGCTACTTTGAGGGATCGCTTACGACAGCCTATGGATTCCTCGGACAGCGCTTCGGGCGGGGTATGCAGACAGCCGCCTCGCTGGTGTTTCTGGTGACGCGGCTACTGGCCGATGGCGTGCGCCTGTTCGCGACCGCTATTCCCTTGAAGGTCATGGCCGATATGGCCGGACTTTCGGTCTCGTACCAGGAAGTTATCCTGGTGGTCGCCGGTGCCACGGTGCTTTATACACTGATCGGGGGACTGCGAGCGGTGGTCTGGCTCGACGTGATGCAGCTTCTGGTGTATGTCGGAGGAGCGCTGGGGGCACTGTGGGTGCTCTGGCAGGGAGCGCCAGACGACTGGTGGCAGATGGCTACGGCAGCCGGCAAAACGCGCCTGCTCGTGCCTGAGGCCGAAACCAGCCCGTTGCGGTGGCTTACCGAACCATATGTGTTTGTCACAGCGGTAGTGGGCGGCGCGGTCTTCTCTATGGCTTCCCACGGAACAGACCACCTCATGGTGCAGCGATTGCTGGCCTGCCGCACGCTTCGAGACAGTCAGAAGGCCCTGATTGGAAGCGGCCTGATTGTTATGGGCCAGTTTGCGTTGTTTCTCCTGGTTGGCCTGTTGCTCTGGGTACACTATGGTGGGGCCACGCCAGAAGCGTTAGGGCTCTCGCGCGCCGATGAAGTATTTCCGCGCTTTATTATCGAAGGATTGCCGCCGGGCATCTCTGGGCTGCTACTGGCCGGTATCCTGGCAGCAGCCATGAGCACACTTTCTTCTTCGCTCAATGCCCTGGCTTCCTCGACCCTGTTCGACCTGTACGAGCGCTGGCGAGGACGGTCGCCAGATGCGCGGCGCTCGCTACGCATCTCGCGGCTGCTGACGCTGGGCTGGGCTCTGGTTTTTGTGGGCTTTGCCAGTCTGTTTGAAAGTACCGACAACCCGGTGGTCGAGCTAGGGCTGTCGATCGCCTCGTTTACCTACGGGGGATTACTGGGCGTTTTTTTGCTGGGACAGTTCACGCAGCGCATTTCGCAGCGATGGGCCATAGGTGCTTTTCTGACCGCTATCGGTTTAATGGTGCTCGTGATCTTTGGCGTCTGGGTCCGCCCGGATGGGCACCTGGTGTTTGCCCTTACGCCCGACGCAACGCGCATTGCTGCCGAGGGGCTGCGCAGCCTAGCATGGCCCTGGTACACGCTGCTGGGCGGGCTGTTGACCGTGCTGCTCGGATCCTTGCCGCACCTGCGGCATAGGTACGGACGTTAG